The Planococcus liqunii genome includes a region encoding these proteins:
- a CDS encoding sortase: MQLFGKNDFRNSVLIAAAIVFLGGCGQQEDEVSKRTENIDFVAEKPAPVEVKKPVPVANPINTVKRDGILPTKLEIPAIEVKSEILHLGLTETGEMAVPDNGKEVSWFSHGYQPGENGRAVIAGHVDDLEGPAIFWDLSKLKAGDKILVAEGDKQLQFKVYKMESVPLDNADLSSIFGYQSSPELVLITCAGTYDYSRGTREERLVVYASLIEE; encoded by the coding sequence GTGCAGTTGTTTGGAAAAAACGATTTCAGGAATAGTGTGCTGATTGCCGCGGCAATTGTCTTTCTTGGCGGCTGTGGGCAGCAAGAAGACGAAGTGAGCAAGCGCACTGAAAATATAGACTTTGTGGCAGAGAAACCGGCACCCGTCGAAGTGAAGAAGCCGGTGCCGGTAGCCAACCCCATCAATACCGTTAAAAGGGATGGCATTCTGCCGACAAAACTGGAAATCCCGGCGATAGAGGTGAAATCCGAAATCCTCCATCTGGGACTGACAGAAACAGGGGAAATGGCAGTGCCGGATAACGGCAAAGAAGTCAGCTGGTTTTCTCATGGCTATCAGCCTGGAGAAAACGGGCGTGCAGTGATTGCGGGACATGTCGATGATTTGGAAGGGCCGGCAATATTTTGGGACCTTTCCAAATTAAAGGCTGGAGATAAAATCCTTGTAGCCGAAGGGGATAAACAGCTCCAATTCAAAGTTTATAAAATGGAATCGGTTCCATTGGACAACGCTGATTTGTCTTCAATATTCGGTTACCAATCTTCTCCGGAATTGGTCTTGATCACTTGCGCCGGAACTTATGATTATTCCAGAGGGACACGGGAAGAGCGATTAGTCGTATATGCCAGTTTAATAGAAGAATAA
- a CDS encoding aldo/keto reductase, giving the protein MRFSTLKKTDIQISALGLGTNAVGGHNLFEGLNEEEGKDFVRAALDNGITFIDTADVYGKGRSEELVGEVLKEYDRSQFIVATKGGSDWRTGTRNNSPEYLRNALEDSLKRLQLDYVDLYYIHWPDDKTPIAEAIAELSRLKQEGKIKAIGVSNFSLDQLREANSSLEISAIQLEYHMLDRKIEKDILPYCVENNISVVAYGPLAFGILGGNYTKDLQLEEGDWRNRVPLFQKGNFEKNIEIVEKLKGVADKKGTDVSNLALAWLLEQPGVDAVIPGGKKREQVESNIAAAEIRLEAEVLDEIDEILQVKQ; this is encoded by the coding sequence ATGAGATTTTCGACATTGAAAAAGACTGATATTCAAATTTCGGCGCTAGGACTGGGAACTAATGCAGTTGGCGGCCACAATTTATTTGAAGGTTTGAACGAAGAAGAAGGAAAAGACTTTGTCCGCGCCGCACTGGACAACGGCATTACATTTATCGATACAGCCGATGTATACGGCAAAGGGCGTTCGGAGGAACTGGTGGGGGAAGTGCTGAAGGAGTACGACCGCAGCCAGTTTATCGTTGCTACCAAAGGCGGGAGCGACTGGCGGACGGGCACGCGCAACAACAGCCCGGAATATTTGCGGAATGCGTTGGAAGACAGTTTGAAACGGCTCCAGCTTGACTATGTCGATTTGTATTATATCCACTGGCCGGATGACAAAACACCGATTGCTGAAGCCATTGCGGAATTGTCCCGTTTGAAGCAGGAAGGAAAAATCAAAGCAATCGGCGTCTCCAACTTTTCACTGGATCAACTTCGCGAAGCCAATTCAAGTCTGGAAATTTCTGCAATCCAGTTGGAATACCATATGCTCGACCGCAAAATTGAAAAAGACATTTTGCCGTATTGCGTTGAAAACAATATTTCAGTTGTAGCGTATGGGCCACTGGCGTTTGGCATCCTGGGCGGCAACTATACTAAAGATCTGCAGCTGGAAGAAGGCGACTGGCGCAACCGGGTGCCGCTGTTCCAAAAAGGCAATTTCGAGAAAAACATCGAGATTGTTGAAAAGCTGAAAGGAGTGGCGGACAAAAAAGGAACGGATGTCTCAAATTTAGCGCTTGCTTGGCTTCTTGAACAGCCGGGCGTTGACGCCGTCATTCCAGGAGGGAAAAAACGGGAGCAGGTGGAGTCCAATATTGCAGCAGCGGAAATTCGGCTGGAAGCAGAAGTTCTGGATGAAATAGATGAAATCCTGCAAGTAAAGCAGTAA
- a CDS encoding reverse transcriptase-like protein gives MNIRIECTYRTAKGTEAFFRSEEMPAGKGMVIAEDLERTGRAKNLVFVDGYDSSWTMKEMKGYLKGVETEPHNVTVYFDGGYERETQRSGLGCAIYYEMNGKPYRLRQNAAVAELLSNNEAEYAALYMAVQELEGLNVHHLPVRFIGDSKVVINQMGGEWPVIEKDLLRWADRIDEKLNSLGIQPEYELIPRKGNAEADRLATQAMNGTEISGTIELIPGN, from the coding sequence ATGAACATCCGGATTGAATGCACATACCGAACAGCGAAAGGAACAGAAGCTTTCTTCCGTTCCGAAGAAATGCCTGCAGGAAAAGGAATGGTCATCGCTGAAGATTTGGAGCGGACCGGGCGCGCCAAAAATCTGGTGTTCGTGGACGGCTACGACAGTTCCTGGACAATGAAGGAAATGAAGGGCTATTTGAAAGGCGTGGAAACGGAGCCGCATAACGTGACCGTTTATTTTGACGGCGGCTATGAGCGGGAAACGCAGCGGTCTGGCCTTGGCTGTGCCATTTACTATGAAATGAATGGAAAACCCTATAGGCTTCGCCAAAATGCGGCGGTCGCAGAACTGCTATCGAATAATGAAGCCGAGTATGCAGCATTGTACATGGCTGTGCAGGAACTCGAAGGCTTGAATGTCCATCATTTGCCGGTCCGATTTATTGGGGATTCAAAAGTGGTCATCAACCAGATGGGTGGAGAATGGCCGGTCATTGAAAAAGACTTGCTCCGTTGGGCAGACCGCATCGATGAAAAACTGAATAGCCTCGGCATTCAGCCCGAATACGAACTGATTCCGCGCAAAGGCAATGCAGAAGCGGACCGGCTCGCGACGCAGGCTATGAACGGAACCGAAATTTCCGGAACCATTGAATTGATCCCGGGCAATTGA
- a CDS encoding YfhO family protein produces MHKWYLHLLFAVFCLLLSACAHAVFLRELLNDRFMAGPNDGLSQMLPFKKLLYDQYTSGEFFYSSLFGLGGDTYSGLAYYFSTSFVFLLTVIAVFLLESTGIIGTPDILFWAHAAVFINIVRLAAVLFIGTALFRYMKFGPIPAFLGACVYAFSNIYFRHATYWEFFADAYLWLLLLVFGVEKILREKRSVWFMLAVAVSMIDNFYFAYINFLLVGIYIAFRLLLPLEENETPKGTAISKFLISGSLGAGISAVSFIPAVYAYLNNHRPPYAHDIPWFGFIDNILFTSSFVVLPALFVLLAFALPLYGERKFRFFVFLVLFSVILHYSPKAASMFNGFSAPQYRWEYFMAFAAGGAVAAGFSSLNRLTLKHIAVAGGLSLLLYGLLASIDPEIGVNQLILSLVIGSALALFSAYVWTLQKQSKIGQAAVLFLLALGILASGYQLLLALMEQGRTVQLPLFLGVIGIALFTFMLFVKAVCDEVYSKATATFLVLTLLFSVNGSEYVLLVIRGETQTVTEELITGPDYSDPEVLGLIGAIYQDEVDPLFRIEWMEGVRNNTPIALNFHGLSAYSSILNEQVLQFYLVDLEIDMGRESVSRYATLGKRANLHSLLQGQYSILSNEDPNVPAGFAAKHESEHLVAYENRYPLPFIRPASAVYSEEALKTESVLRREHAMLTGVVLKDTDISSPLPPAPKKLAYELQGENAVYENGVLDVAGETGGLNLLLTEKAAPESDLYVSFHLENLAMDAFFPLTVNSYRTTRKANVSVYKTFADDLTIRIPADESIRIRMPKGLYQLTELEVFEEPYDVLKTEAAKEQAVQQVQWDNSRLDAEYLNTANAPYLTMPIPYEIGWTAKVNGKKVDVLEANYAFLAIPAENGLNKVSLVYRPPHFYKSLLLSLFSLIAAATYWCLQKTRND; encoded by the coding sequence CAATACACATCCGGGGAATTTTTCTATTCATCCCTTTTCGGTTTGGGCGGCGACACATACAGCGGACTTGCTTATTATTTTTCCACTTCGTTTGTTTTCCTTTTGACGGTCATTGCCGTTTTTCTGCTTGAATCAACGGGAATCATTGGAACTCCGGATATTTTGTTTTGGGCACATGCGGCGGTTTTTATCAATATCGTCCGTCTTGCCGCAGTGTTATTTATAGGGACCGCTTTATTCCGGTACATGAAATTCGGTCCGATCCCTGCTTTTTTGGGTGCTTGTGTGTATGCTTTTTCCAATATCTATTTCCGCCACGCTACCTATTGGGAGTTTTTTGCGGATGCGTACTTGTGGCTGCTGCTCTTGGTATTTGGAGTGGAAAAAATATTGCGGGAAAAGCGCAGCGTCTGGTTTATGCTCGCTGTCGCTGTATCCATGATCGATAACTTCTATTTTGCCTACATCAACTTTCTGTTGGTCGGCATTTATATTGCGTTCCGCCTTCTTTTGCCGCTTGAAGAAAATGAAACACCTAAAGGGACAGCTATCTCTAAGTTTTTGATCAGCGGCTCCCTTGGCGCCGGAATCAGTGCCGTGTCATTTATCCCAGCGGTTTATGCATATTTGAATAATCACCGCCCGCCTTACGCCCATGACATTCCTTGGTTCGGCTTTATCGATAATATTTTATTCACTAGTTCGTTTGTCGTGCTGCCGGCACTCTTTGTGCTATTGGCGTTTGCCCTTCCTTTATACGGGGAGCGCAAGTTTCGCTTTTTTGTTTTTCTTGTGCTGTTTTCGGTGATTCTTCATTACAGTCCGAAAGCCGCCAGTATGTTTAACGGGTTTTCTGCGCCTCAGTACCGCTGGGAATACTTCATGGCGTTTGCGGCCGGCGGAGCAGTTGCGGCCGGCTTCAGCTCACTGAACCGGCTGACACTGAAACACATTGCAGTAGCTGGCGGACTTTCTTTGCTGTTGTATGGACTCTTGGCATCCATCGATCCGGAAATTGGCGTAAACCAACTAATACTTTCCCTTGTTATTGGTTCTGCACTTGCCCTGTTTTCCGCTTATGTTTGGACACTTCAAAAACAATCCAAAATAGGGCAAGCGGCCGTGCTCTTTTTGCTTGCGCTTGGTATCCTTGCGAGCGGCTATCAACTTCTTTTAGCTTTGATGGAACAAGGAAGAACTGTTCAGCTTCCTTTGTTTCTTGGTGTCATTGGAATTGCCCTTTTCACCTTTATGCTTTTTGTCAAAGCAGTCTGCGATGAGGTTTATTCAAAAGCAACTGCTACCTTCCTGGTGTTAACCTTGCTGTTTTCCGTCAACGGTTCTGAATACGTGCTGCTCGTTATCCGGGGCGAAACTCAAACCGTCACCGAAGAATTGATTACCGGCCCCGATTACAGCGACCCCGAAGTTCTTGGGCTGATTGGCGCCATTTATCAAGATGAAGTGGATCCGCTTTTTCGCATCGAATGGATGGAAGGCGTTCGCAATAACACGCCAATCGCACTTAACTTTCATGGGTTAAGTGCTTATTCCAGCATACTGAATGAACAAGTGCTTCAATTTTATTTAGTGGACTTGGAAATTGACATGGGTCGTGAAAGCGTCAGCCGTTACGCTACGCTCGGGAAACGGGCGAACTTGCACAGCCTGCTTCAGGGGCAGTACAGCATTTTATCTAATGAAGATCCGAATGTTCCGGCTGGTTTTGCAGCAAAGCATGAATCGGAACATTTGGTTGCCTACGAAAACCGCTATCCCTTGCCGTTCATCCGGCCGGCTTCCGCAGTCTATAGCGAAGAGGCGCTAAAAACTGAATCGGTATTGCGGCGTGAACATGCCATGCTGACAGGCGTCGTTTTAAAAGACACCGATATTTCATCGCCGCTTCCGCCTGCACCGAAAAAATTAGCTTATGAACTGCAGGGAGAAAATGCTGTGTACGAAAACGGGGTGCTGGATGTGGCGGGCGAAACGGGCGGCCTCAATTTACTTTTAACGGAAAAAGCTGCGCCTGAAAGCGACTTATATGTGTCTTTCCATCTTGAGAACCTGGCCATGGATGCTTTTTTTCCTTTAACCGTGAACTCATATAGAACGACAAGAAAAGCGAATGTCTCCGTCTACAAAACTTTTGCGGACGATTTAACCATCCGCATCCCGGCTGACGAATCTATTCGGATCCGCATGCCGAAAGGCTTATATCAATTGACCGAACTCGAAGTATTCGAAGAACCTTATGACGTGCTGAAAACGGAAGCTGCTAAAGAACAAGCCGTGCAGCAAGTCCAGTGGGACAACAGCCGCCTTGATGCTGAGTATTTGAATACCGCCAATGCTCCCTACCTCACCATGCCGATTCCGTATGAAATCGGCTGGACAGCGAAAGTCAACGGCAAGAAAGTCGATGTGCTGGAAGCAAACTATGCGTTTCTTGCTATCCCTGCAGAAAATGGCCTCAATAAAGTTTCGCTCGTTTACCGGCCGCCCCATTTTTACAAATCTCTGCTTCTTTCGCTCTTTTCTCTAATTGCCGCTGCAACTTATTGGTGTTTGCAAAAAACGCGCAATGATTAA
- a CDS encoding DUF4397 domain-containing protein — protein sequence MKKGLALFAVALVLFLSFGMGVSADSHTAKVRVVHASPDAPAVDVYVNGDLTLENVPFKADSGYLEVPAGTHNVEVFATGTEYAEGAGVLQADLTVEAGKAYTVAAANTVDALEFVVAEDSMEVTEGKTKIRVGHLSPDAPAVDVGLIGGDAVFSGAEFPGITDYTELDPGTYDLEIRLPDGTQVLPLEGTELAADTVYSVFAVNNADALEVIALVDYEAAASPDGMPTTGLGTPDQSNAPWMLMLGTLALFGTSAVVWKKRFQE from the coding sequence ATGAAGAAAGGTTTAGCTTTATTCGCAGTTGCTTTGGTTCTGTTCCTGTCGTTCGGTATGGGGGTTTCCGCCGATAGCCATACTGCCAAAGTCAGAGTAGTCCATGCTTCACCAGATGCACCCGCTGTCGATGTCTATGTCAATGGAGATTTGACACTAGAGAATGTGCCATTTAAAGCAGATTCAGGTTATTTGGAAGTACCGGCAGGAACGCACAATGTAGAAGTTTTTGCTACAGGAACTGAATATGCAGAAGGCGCTGGCGTATTGCAAGCAGATTTAACCGTTGAAGCTGGCAAAGCTTATACAGTAGCAGCAGCGAATACTGTCGATGCACTTGAATTTGTAGTTGCTGAAGATTCAATGGAAGTCACTGAAGGAAAAACAAAAATTCGTGTGGGCCACTTGTCTCCTGATGCACCAGCCGTAGATGTTGGACTGATCGGCGGGGACGCTGTATTCAGCGGAGCTGAATTCCCGGGAATCACTGATTACACTGAGTTGGATCCAGGAACATATGACTTGGAAATTCGCTTGCCTGATGGAACTCAAGTATTGCCGCTAGAAGGAACTGAATTGGCAGCAGATACAGTATACAGCGTGTTTGCCGTGAACAATGCAGATGCTTTGGAAGTGATTGCTTTGGTTGATTACGAAGCTGCAGCATCACCGGATGGCATGCCGACAACCGGACTTGGTACACCGGATCAGTCAAATGCTCCTTGGATGTTGATGCTTGGTACACTCGCTTTGTTTGGAACTAGTGCAGTTGTTTGGAAAAAACGATTTCAGGAATAG
- a CDS encoding DUF5996 family protein, with translation MELVKHSEWQDTKLTLHLLSQILGKIRLETAQQEPQWAHVMLTLTVDGFSTGLLYIEDHVFQADVDIRKNALSINVDGQEHSMPLQNGTSIKTYYEFIFQTLQQHGIFIAINPRPQEMDVATLLSEDTVHHVYEPLQALRGLELFHFAQHEELKFVGPLRCRKVKPGLFWGTFDVSAIVIQNIAEPFPEDKPIEKAAFDEQFIEFGFWLGDDRTDTPSFFILPYPFLYKNLNDPSIEPKEAYYDSQASEYFLPVPAVMNASSPSSAVQRFFNTSFDVLTQELKWEGCEYYKTPLLMKSQPTMKSGN, from the coding sequence ATGGAACTTGTAAAACACTCGGAATGGCAGGATACAAAACTGACTTTGCATTTGCTGTCACAGATTTTGGGGAAGATCCGTCTGGAAACTGCGCAGCAGGAACCGCAATGGGCGCATGTCATGCTGACGCTTACAGTGGATGGCTTTTCGACCGGGCTTCTTTACATCGAAGACCATGTTTTTCAAGCTGATGTGGATATCCGAAAAAATGCACTATCCATTAACGTGGACGGCCAGGAACATTCTATGCCGTTGCAAAATGGAACTTCGATAAAAACCTATTATGAATTTATCTTTCAGACGCTGCAGCAGCATGGAATATTCATTGCGATTAATCCCCGTCCGCAGGAAATGGATGTTGCAACATTATTGAGTGAAGATACAGTTCATCATGTTTATGAGCCGCTGCAAGCTTTGAGGGGCTTGGAGCTGTTTCATTTTGCCCAGCACGAGGAACTGAAGTTTGTCGGGCCATTGCGCTGCCGGAAAGTGAAGCCGGGCTTGTTTTGGGGAACATTTGACGTGTCGGCTATTGTTATTCAAAATATTGCCGAACCGTTTCCGGAGGATAAACCAATTGAGAAAGCGGCGTTCGACGAACAATTTATCGAATTTGGGTTTTGGTTAGGCGATGACCGGACAGATACTCCGTCCTTTTTCATCTTGCCTTACCCTTTTTTATATAAGAATTTGAATGATCCTTCAATAGAACCCAAGGAAGCTTATTATGATAGCCAGGCAAGTGAATATTTTCTGCCTGTCCCTGCAGTGATGAACGCCTCTTCTCCAAGCAGCGCTGTACAGCGGTTTTTCAATACGAGCTTCGATGTATTAACACAGGAGTTGAAGTGGGAAGGGTGTGAATATTATAAGACGCCGTTGCTGATGAAATCCCAGCCCACCATGAAAAGCGGAAACTAA